A genome region from Arachis duranensis cultivar V14167 chromosome 6, aradu.V14167.gnm2.J7QH, whole genome shotgun sequence includes the following:
- the LOC107491648 gene encoding uncharacterized protein LOC107491648 isoform X5, with product MDTKEEAEPLEDKASSPILQKISEGSFKVAGEASKSMYSGDAAGGRGGGDGNGNGNGGGGSGSGGIGGVGVGSRVPQKRPSLLHRRAQTELFTQGIQRVDSFQKLKAHVNKAFRWGNRFREPDSPSSDSPSHLSLEVMANQKRQWYQLHPKSMDCVNYKEPTTLFEHFVIVGLHPDTNLDAVEHAFARRKRWQIEKEKSEYVDYKMPKPDTTLEPQILFKYPLGKKLTVPRKELCSFCFPEGVKASMLERTPSLSELNELVYGQEHLGRDDLSFIFTLKAADSATLYGVCLHVPEIVQRPPGILDMYCPPSPRPFSSRFLVSAPRCYCLLTKVPFFELHFEMLYSLIAQERLNRITQFVNELNLTGGIPTSKPDDQVSLHVECPETESFSDWMSFAIPVEGAAVITAAAAGILSDDEVIQLSPKIWESPKIWESPKRWDSCSQSPASMTASDASEFFLARDIEKDGRKNIQGHDNCAVETTEIHDSTERTQGNGESDQLSPKFGTPFSARSCELERLESLDSLASSTAKSVVWEDDDDLFANNERDYGDGFLIEFPTEKKNDLLQIVHRYHSHCIPPRGTEFIFHPLEHLQAIQYIRHSVEVLGFSNSLNSSEPAQAKAKLAAAEEAFALSIWTTATTCRVLSLESMLSLFTGVLLEKQVVVVCPNLGVLSAIVLCLIPMIRPFQWQSLFLPVLPGSMLDFLDAPVPYIVGIQRMPDDSHMKTNNLVLVNATKNQVKMCQLPKLPQYRELYSQLSPIHAKLKNESSHAKRHPIHRCNEAQAKAATQFLNVVWHYLESLCSDLKSHTITSVQSNNDRVRFLYFLRRHSLIHFLIGTSYS from the exons ATGGATACAAAAGAAGAGGCTGAACCTCTTGAAGATAAGGCCTCATCCCCAATTTTGCAGAAGATATCTGAGGGGTCATTCAAAGTTGCAGGTGAAGCATCAAAGAGTATGTACTCTGGTGATGCTGCCGGTGGCAGAGGCGGTGGTGATGGTAATGGTAATGGTAACGGTGGTGGTGGCAGTGGCAGTGGTGGTATTGGTGGGGTCGGTGTTGGATCAAGAGTGCCACAAAAGAGGCCTAGTTTAttacatagaagagctcaaacTGAACTTTTTACCCAAGGGATTCAACGTGTTGACAGCTTTCAGAAGTTGAAGGCTCATGTTAACAAGGCTTTTCGATGGGGAAACAGATTCCGCGAACCAGATTCCCCATCATCAGACTCCCCGTCGCATTTGAGCCTCGAGGTCATGGCGAACCAGAAACGGCAGTGGTATCAGCTTCATCCCAAATCTATG GATTGTGTAAACTATAAGGAGCCAACCACGCTTTTTGAACATTTTGTGATTGTGGGGCTGCATCCTGATACTAACTTGGATGCTGTGGAGCATGCATTTGCTAGAAGGAAACGATGGcaaatagagaaagaaaaatctGAATATGTAGATTACAAAATGCCAAAGCCCGACACAACTTTGGAACCACAG ATACTTTTCAAATATCCTCTTGGAAAGAAGCTAACAGTACCACGGAAGGAGTTATGCTCCTTTTGCTTTCCTGAAGGTGTAAAG GCATCAATGTTGGAGAGGACTCCATCTCTAAGTGAATTAAATGAACTTGTCTATGGACAG GAACATTTAGGCAGAGATGATCTATCATTTATCTTTACACTCAAG GCAGCAGACAGTGCAACACTTTATGGAGTTTGTTTACATGTGCCTGAAATTGTTCAGAGGCCCCCTGGTATCCTAGACATGTATTGTCCTCCATCGCCCCGTCCATTCAGCAGCCGGTTTCTGGTTTCTGCACCACGCTGTTACTGTTTGCTGACTAAAGTTCCTTTCTTTGAGTTACACTTTGAAATGTTATACAG TCTCATTGCACAGGAGCGTCTGAACCGGATAACTCAGTTTGTAAATGAGTTGAATCTTACTGGAGGCATTCCCACGTCGAAGCCAGATGATCAAGTGAGCTTACATGTTGAGTGCCCAGAGACAGAATCATTTAGTGACTGGATGTCTTTTGCAATACCTGTTGAAGGAGCAGCAGTAAttactgctgctgctgctgggATTTTATCAGATGACGAAGTGATACAATTATCACCAAAAATATGGGAATCTCCGAAAATATGGGAATCTCCGAAAAGATGGGATTCTTGCTCTCAATCTCCTGCAAGTATGACTGCAAGTGATGCTTCAGAGTTTTTCCTGGCTAGAGATATCGAAAAGGATGGCAGGAAGAATATCCAAGGTCATGATAATTGTGCTGTTGAGACAACAGAAATTCATGATTCTACAGAAAGAACACAGGGGAATGGTGAAAGTGATCAACTTTCTCCCAAGTTTGGAACACCTTTTAGTGCTAGGAGTTGTGAATTAGAGCGGCTTGAAAGTTTGGACTCACTAGCCAG CAGTACAGCTAAAAGTGTGGTTtgggaagatgatgatgatcttTTTGCAAACAATGAAAGAGACTATGGGGATGGCTTCTTAATCGAATTTCCTACG GAGAAGAAGAATGATTTGCTACAGATAGTGCATCGATATCATTCACATTGTATTCCACCTCGAGGAACCGAATTTATCTTCCATCCACTTGAACATCTACAAGCTATTCAATATATAAGACATTCAGTTGAGGTCCTTGGCTTTAGCAATAGTTTAAATTCCTCTGAACCTGCTCAG GCCAAGGCAAAGTTGGCTGCTGCCGAGGAAGCCTTTGCATTATCAATTTGGACGACTGCAACTACTTGTCGAGTTCTGTCCCTTGAATCT ATGCTGTCATTATTTACTGGAGTGTTATTGGAAAAACAGGTGGTAGTAGTGTGCCCCAATCTG GGTGTTCTATCTGCCATAGTGCTATGTCTTATTCCAATGATTCGTCCATTTCAATGGCAGAGTTTATTTCTACCT GTTTTACCTGGATCAATGCTTGATTTTCTTGATGCACCTGTTCCATATATT GTTGGCATACAGCGTATGCCGGATGATTCGCATATGAAAACTAATAACCTTGTTCTTGTTAATGCAACGAAGAATCAG GTTAAAATGTGTCAATTGCCAAAACTTCCACAGTATAGAGAACTTTACTCGCAGTTGAGTCCAATTCATGCCAAACTTAAAAACGAAAGTTCGCATGCTAAAAGACATCCTATACATAGGTGCAATGAAGCTCAG GCTAAAGCTGCAACTCAGTTTTTGAATGTAGTTTGGCACTATTTGGAGTCACTGTGTTCAGATCTAAAATCTCATACAATAACTAGTGTACAATCGAATAACGACCGGGTAAG GTTTCTTTACTTCTTAAGGAGACATTCATTGATTCATTTCCTAATAGGGACCAGCTATTCATGA